A stretch of Channa argus isolate prfri chromosome 16, Channa argus male v1.0, whole genome shotgun sequence DNA encodes these proteins:
- the galnt16 gene encoding polypeptide N-acetylgalactosaminyltransferase 16 isoform X3 gives MLYISLHASFTFQLTQSSSTRFLSMCDVLDCVLSSNCVTQPQRAEQQGQLLGSFDEKAYLSGKQLKPGDDPYREHAFNQQESDRLGSERAIRDTRHYRCASLNYDTDLPSTSIIITFHNEARSTLLRTIKSVLMRSPPSLIQEIILIDDFSTDPEDCQLLSQIPKVRCLRNGRREGLIRSRVRGANSASASILTFLDSHCEVNTDWLQPMIQRVKEDHTRVVSPIIDVISLDNFAYLAASADLRGGFDWSLHFKWEQIPIEQKMARSDPTQPIRTPVIAGGIFVMDKSWFNHLGQYDTHMDIWGGENFELSFRVWMCGGSLEILPCSRVGHVFRKRHPYDFPEGNALTYIKNTRRAAEVWMDEYKQYYYSARPSAQGKAFGSIADRLTLRRKLNCKPFRWYMENVYPELRVPEQEAVSSVLKQGALCLETRGTDGLGLAECRGIGANRPQSQRWELIEPLIRQQDLCLAISAFTAGSKVKMEHCNTKEPRQKWKPKGTALQHMVSGLCLDSQTPTGPPVISQCRPQMASQSWEPQIIT, from the exons ATGCTGTACATTAGCCTGCATGCTAGCTTCACTTTCCAGCTGACACAATCTTCCTCAACCCGCTTCCTATCCATGTGTGACGTGTTAGATTGTGTTCTAAGCTCAAACTGT GTGACCCAGCCCCAGCGGGCCGAGCAGCAGGGCCAGCTACTGGGCAGCTTCGACGAGAAGGCCTACCTGTCTGGGAAGCAGCTGAAGCCTGGGGACGATCCATACAGAGAACACGCCTTCAACCAGCAGGAGAGTGACCGGCTGGGCAGCGAGCGAGCCATCAGGGACACCAGACACTACAG GTGTGCCTCTCTGAATTATGACACAGACCTCCCCTCTACGAGCATCATCATCACTTTCCACAATGAGGCTCGCTCTACTCTTCTTCGCACCATCAAAAG TGTCCTGATGCGAAGTCCTCCATCTCTGATTCAAGAAATAATCCTGATAGATGACTTCAGCACTGAtc CTGAGGACTGCCAGCTGCTCTCTCAGATCCCCAAAGTGCGCTGCCTGAGGAATGGGAGGAGAGAGG GTCTGATCCGGTCACGTGTGCGTGGAGCTAACTCGGCTTCGGCCTCCATCTTGACCTTCTTGGACAGCCACTGCGAGGTTAACACTGATTGGCTACAGCCGATGATCCAGAGAGTCAAGGAG GACCATACGCGAGTGGTCAGCCCCATCATTGACGTGATCAGCTTGGATAACTTTGCCTACTTGGCTGCATCTGCTGATTTGAGAGGAG GATTTGACTGGAGCCTTCACTTCAAATGGGAGCAAATTCCCATTGAGCAGAAAATGGCAAGGAGTGACCCCACGCAGCCAATCAG AACTCCTGTTATTGCTGGTGGGATTTTCGTCATGGACAAGAGCTGGTTCAACCACCTGGGCCAGTATGACACCCACATGGACATCTGGGGAGGGGAGAACTTTG AGCTTTCATTCCGGGTGTGGATGTGCGGAGGAAGCTTGGAGATTCTTCCCTGCAGCCGTGTGGGTCACGTGTTTAGGAAACGACATCCGTATGACTTCCCAGAAGGCAACGCTCTCACCTACATTAA GAACACCCGGCGGGCTGCAGAGGTGTGGATGGACGAATACAAACAGTACTACTACTCTGCAAGGCCGTCAGCCCAGGGCAAGGCCTTTGGCAG CATCGCAGATCGTCTGACACTGCGACGGAAGTTAAACTGCAAACCTTTCCGCTGGTACATGGAGAACGTCTACCCTGAGCTGAG AGTCCCTGAGCAGGAAGCGGTGTCCAGTGTGCTGAAACAAGGCGCTTTGTGTTTGGAGACCCGTGGGACCGATGGCCTGGGCCTGGCAGAGTGCAGGGGCATCGGAGCCAACAGGCCACAATCACAG AGATGGGAGCTGATAGAACCACTGATCAGGCAGCAGGACCTCTGCCTGGCCATTTCAGCCTTCACAGCAGGGTCCAAGGTCAAAATGGAGCACTGCAACACTAAAGAGCCCAGACAG AAGTGGAAGCCAAAAGGCACAGCCCTGCAGCACATGGTCAGTGGCCTCTGCCTGGACAGTCAGACCCCGACCGGACCTCCCGTCATCTCACAGTGTCGCCCCCAGATGGCCAGCCAGTCCTGGGAGCCACAGATTATTACCTGA